From Bombyx mori chromosome 3, ASM3026992v2, the proteins below share one genomic window:
- the LOC101745882 gene encoding brefeldin A-inhibited guanine nucleotide-exchange protein 3 isoform X2 encodes MNCFELLCLQESNARRPSYELRRACLLPLQIALETKRPRLVTFAVQGFYKILRDDRFHRGIEPEDDSLWMPSQLLCATASVMFQQPETQVQIFRMYLSLALSPRRTLNGRLCVWACGRCGEAAGAAPHVAAAARAAAAQALRAYCAQLDEECTELLSEGSPLGRNHIVAVGCYSEVIPVIQYLCSRLAETQSNPKQNPLALFFLDCLLTLMSSLSERVSGNLHFTTFLWQKFCPSLISFLGTPRVDKNIKSRDHEGHLVDDSGRGSGALNSAPSFNSKQAKAIYSIANQLVRLVGSTSNLRPVLEALYHRMLLYPPVPHRVEALRSTRELLQNPRRICQLVLLKKQENQERHSDDMAIIRLLMDGIEECGRSGNPETVAAAVECVVSLLDALEKLCSGPEYYICSETAALILTHWPRLQDADYAGPLTYQTLARLPSPYRDVVAVLQSNDTKDRDSSDTSGPENVTSGSDGEADSDADNVFLPSRANNPTDAVNDVIVKTKAVPKTLNLGRCTVTECNVDLERHNARQFVKTLQNSLLPKLLNLRTCIEVDEAMQDFASKYCQHNASQPPATSCIMNADGVYLATYASLLLTLRQRRNNYYSDPPKVEIAMTEDQFVDEVQGSGVLVYLSATWLRELYQQVLATDILKDAPIYDHPLVHLLSDLGGLDQSPVMSDWQKLKEASMLHNNTNDTPQHQSSLRWARRILTCVWDSMVTVLSVPLTGYMNKKERLHRIISKKINTFGKRKRIAWEGLTIQCLEGLHKAARVSNTLSLQNRCSSILALLARSAISQIPNGKILSTHALSLDILITGGLELGSKAPDCWEHIFTACQYVSSFEHSLFGQQGKNATPIVTMQTGRNQTVSILQADAKLGLDGKDDETCVDVFNFLQPVLENNYNNDMSVAKIVETCRQEGGNIISGSNAARVCCALSAAADTLFSRLAATTTLPTLRAALQRLVAHQHRLLFTSWDQDACNNNSPWWRGGARGGCAVAARGEAARALCRGGDVALRCLRAARPLAHRMAIWTVIGPHFMQAACHKDIQISSLAIQCLHDCATALLNQQIELPHFHFNEALLKPFENLLCLELCDDDIQEQIISCICEFVETNRMEIRSGWRPLFNTLRAANNAKQYSAILEIFKVFLGTDNTLVFANAALDCILCLLSHIKGLHYEETSAAEAKPKKTAQAQQKPNLNLKFSKNSKFIPLNEEKTEKVVIDMCKEALYQLENCADILTIMYNMPKCPIFNTGNRINGDLPVSVVDPIIQTTSLDITNYIANENCEEPPMSYIVLSTSLSSTMTINNTLLKHDKPSNILKVWYVLIEGIITATVVCSKKNQPATMETLFKLLRNAIDVPGTHFGLHCINHVLLPTIQNWLRQIANVNNHWDSVMPNFKQCCGLTTDTIVIYLHHLQQINIEGKSNDTETDNEDECEKYENPDVTFALKQIMLILVECIAQPQEPIARLGASCIRHIILTSGHLLTDHQWELVCTSLHRACNVSLTPLKQLTYAFKENSNSFYGDLAMVKVAARRDCSVNDNVRLHAMAQQVFWTDQTKDAHSKLSPKNSSQMLIDDRSYIFLIYLQESMNLLNPDLYTIRIPHRGLVVGLLAHQILVQIVATVLIQASSDVFQGINGILLESLKTGPDICNYKFSLKKSNSELLLKSLDISLMRAIQFDARPGLKFLVQKVSNLDHAANLYKQTTSSWLIKVITLTESFFSGIQRYKLGATDISILIHNYSNTPKMLLQYDQFVVKMFDLKNTWELLCNSYVKHLINLSDFDEPDVIKQRTPLSSVGSDSSLNQYENVYQEESTLVTENKEKTTPIEESAKDCSITNEIEEKPKPFIFADFKTNSQSSEVIASVEDTSLSDEPEKEPTTNEIRDDEDKYQERSRRERTVYYSEVSKESPTIKPKVNTSEILDKHTDPRKVNITISDDPNYSNNKHVEPIIPPQPVPPEIEQQRTLSINKDAEVQRNCFQNVLMAYLELVLTFPLERFHVIHPVLQGGFLQLAKTVADPQLLDRINLFFDKKDLSSSNYK; translated from the exons ATGAATTGTTTcg AACTGCTATGCCTCCAAGAGAGTAACGCGCGCCGTCCTTCGTACGAGCTGCGACGCGCCTGTCTCCTCCCATTGCAGATCGCTTTGGAAACAAAGAGGCCAAGGCTAGTTACATTCGCAGTACAGGGATTTTAT AAAATCTTAAGAGATGACCGTTTCCACCGTGGAATCGAACCAGAAGACGATTCGCTGTGGATGCCCTCACAGTTATTATGTGCCACTGCTTCAGTCATGTTTCAACAACCAGAAACACAG GTACAAATATTCCGCATGTATCTATCACTGGCGTTGTCTCCTCGCCGAACATTGAACGGTCGTCTCTGTGTGTGGGCCTGCGGTCGGTGTGGAGAGGCAGCGGGTGCGGCTCCTCATgtggccgctgccgcgagggcTGCAGCCGCCCAAGCATTGAGAGCTTATTGTGCACAATTAG ACGAGGAGTGTACCGAGCTGCTGTCGGAAGGTTCTCCACTTGGCAGGAACCACATAGTGGCAGTAGGCTGTTACAGTGAAGTAATACCAGTCATACAATACTTGTGCAGCAGATTGGCCGAGACACAGTC GAATCCAAAGCAAAACCCGCTGGCCCTATTCTTTTTGGATTGCCTCTTAACGTTGATGTCCAGCCTATCGGAACGTGTTAGCGGTAACTTGCACTTCACAACATTCCTGTGGCAGAAGTTTTGTCCGTCGCTTATATCTTTCCTCGGAACGCCCCGGGTCGACAAGAATATCAAATCCAG AGATCACGAAGGACATTTAGTTGACGATTCTGGAAGAGGATCCGGAGCTTTGAACTCCGCACCAAGCTTCAACAGTAAACAGGCTAAAGCTATTTACAG CATAGCAAATCAGCTGGTGCGGCTGGTAGGTTCAACCTCGAATCTCCGACCGGTCCTCGAAGCACTGTACCACAGAATGCTACTCTACCCCCCGGTGCCGCATCGCGTCGAAGCACTGCGGAGCACCCGAGAACTGCTGCAGAACCCGAGAAGGATCTGCCAACTCGTCCTGCTAAAAAAGCAGGAGAACCAAGAGCGGCACAGCGACGACATGGCCATAATCAGACT TTTAATGGATGGCATAGAAGAATGCGGCAGGAGCGGGAATCCAGAGACAGTTGCCGCAGCCGTAGAGTGTGTGGTCTCCCTACTCGATGCCTTAGAGAAGCTATGCTCTGGACCCGAGTATTACATATGCTCTGAGACGGCCGCCCTAATACTAACACATTGGCCTAGACTCCAAGACGCCGACTACGCCGGGCCATTGACCTATCAAACGCTGGCCAGGTTGCCAAGTCCGTACAG GGATGTTGTTGCTGTTCTACAGAGTAACGATACGAAAGACCGCGACTCCTCAG ACACATCGGGCCCCGAGAATGTGACGTCAGGCAGCGACGGCGAGGCAGACTCCGATGCAGATAACGTTTTCTTGCCGTCGAGAGCGAACAACCCTACGGATGCTGTGAACGACGTCATAGTAAAAACTAAAGCTGTACCTAAAACTCTGAACCTTGGCCG GTGCACCGTAACAGAGTGCAACGTTGACTTGGAGAGGCACAACGCTCGGCAGTTCGTGAAAACCCTACAAAACTCACTACTACCGAAGCTACTGAATCTCAGAACTTGTATTGAG GTTGACGAAGCAATGCAAGACTTCGCATCGAAATACTGCCAACACAACGCTTCACAACCGCCGGCTACTTCGTGCATAATGAACGCAGACGGAGTGTACCTGGCCACCTATGCTTCTCTGCTGCTCACTTTAAGGCAACGACGTAACAATTACTATAGCGACCCTCCA AAGGTAGAAATAGCAATGACAGAGGATCAATTCGTGGACGAGGTACAAGGAAGTGGAGTTCTGGTATATCTATCAGCGACGTGGCTGAGGGAGCTATACCAGCAAGTATTAGCTACTGACATCTTAAAGGATGCGCCCATTTACGATCATCCATTGGTCCATTTGCTGTCAG ATTTGGGAGGGCTAGACCAAAGTCCGGTAATGTCGGACTGGCAAAAGTTAAAAGAGGCCTCAATGCTGCACAACAACACGAACGACACCCCGCAACACCAGTCCAGCTTACGTTGGGCGAGGAG AATCTTAACGTGCGTTTGGGATTCAATGGTGACCGTATTAAGTGTACCGTTGACCGGATATATGAACAAGAAAGAGAGACTACATCGGATTATATCCAAGAAGATAAACACGTTCGGTAAAAGGAAACGCATTGCTTGGGAAGGACTGACCATACAATGTTTGGAGGGGTTGCATAAG GCCGCAAGAGTCAGTAACACGTTAAGCTTACAAAACCGGTGCAGCAGTATCTTGGCGCTGTTGGCAAGATCCGCTATTTCTCAGATACCAAACGGAAAGATACTATCAACTCATGCCCTGTCATTGGACATATTAATTACCG GGGGCCTAGAGCTGGGGTCGAAGGCACCGGACTGCTGGGAGCACATATTCACGGCCTGCCAGTACGTGTCGAGCTTCGAACACTCTCTGTTCGGGCAGCAGGGGAAGAACGCAACTCCCATAGTCACCATGCAAACTGGAAGGAACCAAACCGTCTCGATACTACAAGCGGACGCTAAGCTCGGTCTGGACGGTAAAGACGATGAGACTTG CGTGGACGTCTTCAATTTTCTTCAGCCTGTCCTGGAAAATAATTACAACAACGATATGTCTGTCGCAAAAATAGTGGAAACTTGTCGACAGGAG GGTGGGAATATTATATCAGGGTCGAATGCAGCGAGAGTTTGTTGTGCTCTGTCCGCCGCCGCCGATACATTGTTCAGTCGTCTCGCCGCCACCACGACGCTGCCCACGCTCAGAGCGGCCCTGCAGAGACTCGTGGCTCACCAACACCGACTG CTGTTCACGTCATGGGATCAAGACGCGTGCAACAACAACAGTCCGTGGtggcggggcggggcgcgcgGGGGGTGCGCGGTTGCGGCGCGGGGCGAGGCGGCGCGGGCGTTGTGCCGCGGGGGGGACGTGGCACTGCGCTGTCTGCGCGCCGCGAGACCGCTCGCGCACCGCATGGCCATATGGACTGTTATTGGACCGCACTTTATGCAG GCAGCTTGTCATAAAGACATCCAAATATCAAGTCTGGCAATACAGTGTCTTCACGATTGTGCAACAGCCCTTCTGAATCAACAAATCGAACTGCCTCACTTCCACTTTAATGAAGCACTGCTGAAGCCTTTCGAGAACCTTCTCTGTTTGGAGCTGTGCGACGATGATATACAG GAACAAATCATATCCTGTATCTGTGAATTCGTGGAAACAAACAGAATGGAGATCCGCTCCGGCTGGAGACCGCTGTTCAACACTCTCCGGGCTGCCAATAATGCGAAACAGTACTCCGCAATACTGGAGATATTTAAAGTATTTCTCGGCACCGACAACACGCTGGTCTTCGCAAACGCGGCTCTAGACTGTATACTGTGTCTATTAAGTCACATTAAAGGTCTGCATTACGAAGAAACGTCAGCGGCTGAAGCGAAGCCCAAGAAGACAGCTCAAGCCCAACAAAAGCCGAACCTAAATCTGAAATTTTCTAAAAACAGCAAATTCATCCCACTGAACGAGGAGAAAACGGAAAAAGTCGTAATCGACATGTGCAAAGAAGCTTTGTACCAATTGGAAAATTGCGCCGACATTTTAACCATCATGTACAATATGCCGAAGTGTCCGATATTCAATACCGGAAACCGAATAAACGGAGACCTTCCGGTGTCAGTGGTTGATCCCATCATACAGACCACATCACTTGACATCACCAATTATATCGCCAATGAAAATTGCGAGGAACCGCCCATGTCGTATATAGTGTTATCAACCAGTTTATCTTCGACTATGACAATAAACAACACCCTACTGAAACACGATAAACCAAGCAACATTCTCAAAGTGTGGTATGTTTTGATCGAGGGCATAATTACGGCCACAGTCGTGTGCTCCAAGAAAAATCAACCAGCCACGATGGAGACTTTGTTCAAGTTGCTGAGGAATGCCATCGATGTGCCCGGAACGCATTTCGGACTTCACTGCATAAACCACGTTCTATTACCAACCATACAGAATTGGCTGCGGCAAATTGCGAATGTCAATAACCACTGGGACAGCGTGATGCCGAACTTCAAACAGTGCTGTGGATTGACTACTGACACAATTGTGATTTACCTTCATCATTTACAACAGATCAACATAGAAGGAAAGTCTAATGATACCGAGACGGATAATGAAGATGAATGCGAAAAATACGAGAATCCTGATGTAACGTTTGCTCTAAAACAAATCATGTTGATTCTAGTTGAATGCATCGCTCAGCCCCAAGAACCGATAGCGCGTCTCGGAGCGTCTTGTATCAGACATATCATTCTAACTTCAGGACACCTCTTGACCGATCATCAGTGGGAACTAGTTTGCACGAGCCTTCACAGGGCTTGTAATGTCAGTTTGACACCATTGAAACAGCTAACATACGCTTTCAAAGAGAATTCCAATAGTTTTTACGGAGATTTAGCCATGGTCAAAGTGGCAGCAAGGCGAGATTGTTCGGTGAACGATAACGTCAGGCTACACGCCATGGCGCAACAAGTATTTTGGACTGATCAAACAAAAGACGCGCATTCAAAATTGAGTCCGAAGAACAGTTCGCAGATGTTGATAGATGATAGGAGTTACATCTTCTTGATATATCTGCAAGAATCAATGAATTTACTTAATCCAGATCTATATACAATAAGAATACCTCACCGAGGTCTCGTTGTCGGTTTGTTAGCACATCAGATACTTGTGCAGATCGTTGCCACGGTGCTGATTCAAGCATCATCCGACGTGTTCCAAGGGATCAATGGTATTTTACTGGAAAGCCTTAAAACTGGACCAGATATATGCAACTACAAGTTTAgtctaaaaaaatcaaactctgAGCTACTTCTCAAAAGTTTAGATATTTCCTTGATGCGTGCTATACAGTTCGACGCGCGACCGGGATTGAAGTTTCTCGTTCAAAAAGTGTCTAATCTGGATCACGCCGCCAACTTATATAAGCAAACGACATCGTCATGGCTCATTAAAGTCATTACACTGACTGAATCTTTCTTCAGTGGTATACAGAGATACAAATTAGGAGCAACCGATATATCTATATTGATCCATAACTATTCGAATACTCCAAAAATGCTCCTGCAATACGATCAGTTTGTTGTCAAAATGTTCGACTTAAAAAACACGTGGGAACTACTGTGTAACAGCTACGTGAAGCATCTGATTAATTTATCAGATTTCGATGAACCTGATGTTATTAAGCAGAGAACACCTCTTAGTTCCGTTGGTAGTGACTCTTCGCTTAACCAATACGAAAATGTTTACCAGGAAGAATCTACGCTAGTAACAGAAAATAAGGAAAAAACAACTCCAATAGAAGAATCAGCGAAAGATTGTAGTATTACTAACGAGATAGAAGAGAAACCAAAACCATTCATCTTCGCGGATTTCAAAACTAATAGTCAATCATCAGAAGTGATAGCTTCTGTTGAAGATACCTCACTAAGTGATGAACCGGAAAAAGAACCAACAACCAACGAAATAAGAGATGACGAAGACAAATATCAAGAGCGATCAAGAAGAGAAAGAACCGTTTATTACTCAGAAGTTAGCAAAGAAAGTCCAACAATCAAACCAAAAGTTAACACTTCTGAGATTTTGGACAAACATACTGATCCCCGAAAAGTTAACATAACAATAAGCGATGACCCTAACTATTCTAATAACAAACATGTTGAACCAATAATTCCACCGCAACCGGTGCCGCCTGAAATCGAACAACAAAGAACTTTAAGTATCAACAAG GACGCTGAAGTTCAACGTAACTGTTTCCAGAATGTTCTGATGGCATACCTAGAACTCGTTCTGACATTCCCATTAGAACGATTTCATGTGATCCACCCTGTATTGCAGGGAGGCTTTCTACAACTCGCCAAAACGGTTGCCGACCCCCAACTCCTCGATagaatcaatttatttttcgaTAAAAAAGACTTGTCTTCTTCTAATTATAAGTGA